The region TCATGTAGATCGCCACCCTCTCAGGGGTGTAAACTGAGCGCAGATAGCTAAATATATACTCATGTTCCAGATATAAACCGTGTTCATTGCCTCCTTGCAATCTGCTTACCTGATGACAAATTGAAACCTACTGTTTACTACTGGGAAAACTAGCTTGCAAGTCGCAACCAACTCCTAACAAGTTGGATCGACGGAACCGCAAGTCAGCACAATGAGATCGGACAACACCCAACAGGAACCTCAAAATACAAGTCGAGCAATATGTCAAAAGACATTAGGAAACATATAACAAAACGGTCTGACTAACTTTGAACAGAAATGACCAAGAGTTGGGTTGTGCTTTTCAAGGACAATAACACCAATGGCTAAAGCAATCTTTTGCCTAACAGATACGCTGCTTCTATTCTACTTTgataaaaggaaataaaagaaacgtCATTCACAGATCTAGCAGCGCATTCATCAGAGAAAAAGAAGTGGCCCAACAAGAAAAAAAATCTTTTAAAACCCACCCTCTATGACCAAACCAGAAAGAAACATGCCAAAGGATTCATGAATACTGTTTCCGCCGGATCAGCTCTCATGGTAAGGTGCTGGTGTCTGCTTCCTGGCAGATGAAATGCTCCCATTTCTCAGCTGTCATTTGTGGATCTTGCTTGTCTCCCCCTTGGCATCCGAGCTGACAGAGCAGAACCAACCTGCGGCCATCCACGCCTTCCACTGCTTCTGGAGATGGTTAGAGGGCGACGCTGGACATTTTGTCTTGGTCTTATCCCACTTGTCCTGTAAGCTCTGCGAACCACTCTTCGTAATGATCGGAAATCAGGAGCTCCAGAAAACATAATATCACCACCATCAGGAAACGTGTAAGAGTCAGAGTCATCACTCCAATCAGAGTTATCCATAAAAGAGTCGCTGCTGCCACTATTGGGGTCAATAAGATAGTCCCCAATAATCATAGATCCTGGATTCAAGCCTGTGACTATGCTGATTGCATCCTGCCTCTCCTTTGCACTTTCAAGCTCCTTCCATTCAGCCAATCGTGCAGGGTCAACTTCACGAGGTTTTGATGAAGGATGTCTGGCCTTCACATGCTTGCAGAGTTTCTTATATGATCCCATGGACGAGCAGTCTTCATGAATGCAAGTTCTCTTCTTGCGATTGAGAAATCGCCGGGCTGGTTCAACCACTGTCCAGCCTTTCACTTCCCCACGGCAGATAGGGCAAGCAAGCTCCACATCCTTTGGCTTCTTGCTAGCTGCTGCCACTGCAATTGATACTTCATTTGCCGGCTTCTCCTTCACATAAGCATTTTTAAACTGTTCGAGACAATTAGACTGATGATAGTTGGTTCCACACATGTATGGTCGACAACCCTTGGTGTGTGAAGAACACAGCAGGAGGACAGCATCATGTGGACGCTCCAAGCATATTGGGCAAGTGGCATGTTTCCAATCCTTTTTCTCCGAGGTTAATTTCAATTTATTTTCCTTGGCTGCCTTTGTTGCTTTCTGGTAGTGGGAAGGTGCATCAGGAGGAGATGACCGAAGTCGCCGGCTTGATAAGTCGCGGTGCCTTGGAGTTCTTGCCATAGCTTCCCAAAACAGGAAAAGGGATCTAGAATAGTGGCACAAAAGTGCATATATATTCAGTTACTAATAACaagaaaaaatatatttatcaATCTACTTCTATCGAATCACGTAATACTGATCAGTACTAGTTTGCTATAACAATCACGACTTCATGACAACAACAAATGAAGTTGCACTATTTCTTACCATGAGCTATACTGTATACAGAAAGATGGCTACTTTACAATCTTCTGGGTTTATTTTAAATCCTTCTGCTCAAATTGCTCATCACCTTCAAAATCAAGTGATACTACCATATCTCACGTAAAAGCTAATTTCAGGATATATAGTGTGAAAAaatgaaaagcaaatttcaagtgGTTTGAGCATTTAGGTCATGGatgttttatttatttctgttactTTTATTAGTGAGGAAGCATGGACATGTTCAAACTTATCTAACAGCTGCATTGCACAAATATTAAATTATAAAGAAGATGTAAACAATTGGCGCAAAAGCAATAAAGCCTAAAGTTTGAACAAATCATCCAAACTGAGAACATAAATAAATATGGAACCAGGCAATCTCAGAAACACGGTACATGGTATATCTAATAAAAAGAAAGCAGCAAAAGCATGTCCTAGAGAGTAAGCAGAGATGAAAGGACCGTTCATTTATAAGTAAAGCACATCAAACAATGTCATACAGCAAGGACAAGTTCGATATGGTCTAGTAAAACTCTGCAAGAATAGCCAGTGCCAGCTAACAACTTCTTAATACACATAAATGTTAGGCGTGGAACCTAATATCAGTGTTATTCACACTATGCACATTTCATTTTAATTGCTAGAAACTACAAGCATGGATCTCAAAATGCACCTACACCACAAGTGCCCTAGGCAGGTCAGGTCAATACAAGATATGAAAGATGGAGTTTCTATTTGACAATGAGGGTAAAATGTCCCTATGCCATCCTTCTTTTCTATGGAGTTGCATAAATGTTTCTAATGAACAAGTGTATTGCAGGGGATTTTTTCTAAGAGTTGTGGTTTTCTGACTCATtaattattttttataaaaacatcaAAGGGAATATCAGGTAGGAACTCCCTGTAACCAGAAAAATGCTATCTGATCATGTACAGACCACTGGATATGTTTGATGATCATGCAAATAGCAGCACTCACAGGTAGGTTTGGTGATGATGCAATCTGATCATGTACAGACAATTCGATATGTTTGATGATCATGCAAATAGCTTTCACAGGTAGGTTTAGGAATGGTACAAATAAATCACATATAAGATGTTGAGGTGGCTCAAAGGCCAAGATCAACAGTAGCTGATGTAGATTCAAAGAATGATGTTTTTTCCTTACAAACTGGACAGACTTAGACACTTTTGGATCACAAGTTTGCATTCCCCCATCTTAAGGGAAGTTATCATTTGTTGGGAACTAGATGAAACAAATCGTACTATTTATCTCCAGTGGCAGATCCAGAAATGTGCGGATGGCAGTGTGAGCAGTCGCTGCAAAGGCGGTGTCAAATCACCAGATAGCTTGCACGAAGGCATATATAATTTAATCTGGGCATGGCAATACATTGTTGACGCAAAAACAAGCACCCAAACAAATAGCCGGCATTCTCCAAATACTGAAATCAAGACATGCGACATATGCAACAGACAAACAGTAATTACAAGCTTAATCTGGTATATGGCTATAACACTAAAGTATATATCAGTTCAAGTTAAGGGCGGGCATGATTTGGGGCGTGAGGAATCAGTTGAGCCCCGGAATTCGTAAAACAAATCGCTATCACTACCGCACCACGCAGCAGCGGCAAGACCGCGGCAAACTAGATGGATTGGAGCGCCCGCCCAGTATCCATCCATTGCAGAAAGGGCGGCCAAGATTAGGCCACACGCATCAAAAATAAAACATCACGGAATAAATCTCAGAACGACCAAGTAAAGTTAGGGTTCGTCACCAACGAAAGGGATCAATCCAAAGTCCGAATGGATCTCCACTCCTCGCCAGTCCAACTGCTCCCGCTACGAGAGATGAACTCCTCCAGCGTGGTGTGGCATGGGTACGTGTTCGTCGGGGAGGATTCGGCGAATGTCGTACAGCCGCCGCTGCGGCGAGGCGAAGGGACGAGAAATCGAAGCAATTGGGTGGGCCGGAGAGGCGACTAATCGGGATATCTGGTAATTTTCACGGTGACTCGTAGGATGGGTGCGGGGAGCTTTTTCTAATTTAGTAATTAGACCCTGGGCTGGATGCTAATTATCTACTACTTCGTTCCCCTAAAAAAACTATCCACTTCGGTTTTTTTTCTTCTAGTTGAACTATCTACTTCGTTAGTATCGCCTGTGCTAATTACATTTTTTTGTCCCCTAAAAATTGTTTTAGGGGGGATTTTTTTTTGTTTATCTGTATTACGAATTTGTTTAGGTCTATCTGTATACAAATATGAAAAAACAAGGATACAAGTAAAAACATATTTCTGCCAAAATTGAGAAAAATCTAAGTCTTTTTTGGACCAAGGAAAAACATATTCCTGCTTATGTTTGAAAAGGAACAAAAAGTAGCTATTTACATCAGTTACATTGTGTATGTCCCCGCAAAAAAAAGTTAAATTATGTACATGAGGAGAGTAGAGGTTATGTCGATGAGTTCAAAGATGAAGTTGAATCCAAGaattttcacccgcaaaaaaaaagaatccAAGAATTTTCCAATATGCTTTTTCTGCCCGTGGCCCATGAGGGTAAGATCTTTTATGAACTTTCTCTTTCAAGTGTAAGAGTGATGACCCATAAATGTATgagatcaattgtagtcctttcaataaatAAAAGTATGGAATTCAACAAagagcagaaagaaatgacaagcagttttcagcaaggtattttctgtaagcactgaaattatcggtaacgagtagtttgataacaAGGTAATTTTCAACAAGtgacaagtagcaatagtaactaaggtgcagcaaggtagcacaatcctttttatagcaaaggacatgcTGGAATGGtcttgtcggggggatgaaccctgggcaggcaacggaacccggatccttttcgaaaacagcggggcccgcatcgcccctcaAACTGGCACGCGCCTGACcgagtcgctcgacccggcaaggcccgcaacccAGCCAAGCTCTCCGATCCGGCAAGGCACGTCGACCCGGCCTCAACAACTGGCACGAGACAGCCAAacccggcgcaaccaaggcttccccaacaagccggccccacccgtggcgtgctccgcaatTCAGCCACGggccagctcccgtcccatccaggccgtacgatgggacgagacttcaatcaccgatgaccaagacaacagtgcccCTACCCATGcatatggtcagccggagcgtggcaacagtgcccctcacctgcccgctgaccagggctggcgcgGCAACAGTCCTCTCgccctcgccgctgacgacagcaagcggcgacctgacggggcgtcactgtacacgactcgactcggcctcaccctaacgatcgacaagacggcgcacagtcccttaggcatgcggggcccgcacctaggggaaccggcgaaccacaagcccccgGTGGGACCCAGCTCGGGTTCCCGGACGCCAACAAACCGGACCCACCGACTCACAATATtatcattgtatccctggggggttgGTCTATACCCCCCCNNNNNNNNNNNNNNNNNNNNNNNNNNNNNNNNNNNNNNNNNNNNNNNNNNNNNNNNNNNNNNNNNNNNNNNNNNNNNNNNNNNNNNNNNNNNNNNNNNNNNNNNNNNNNNNNNNNNNNNNNNNNNNNNNNNNNNNNNNNNNNNNNNNNNNNNNNNNNNNNNNNNNNNNNNNNNNNNNNNNNNNNNNNNNNNNNNNNNNNNNNNNNNNNNNNNNNNNNNNNNNNNNNNNNNNNNNNNNNNNNNNNNNNNNNNNNNNNNNNNNNNNNNNNNNNNNNNNNNNNNNNNNNNNNNNNNNNNNNNNNNNNNNNNNNNNNNNNNNNNNNNNNNNNNNNNNNNNNNNNNNNNNNNNNNNNNNNNNNNNNNNNNNNNNNNNNNGCATATACGGGCCTGTGATGTATGTAGAGAACAGGAACAAGTAAGCGACTACCCACTGAAACAGCCACCCcagagagaaggggcagcccaagccttggccagctcccTTCCTctcccatacagctccaggagcgacattgtactatcgaacatcacactacactcggcaggattaaagatattatctctccagagagccccaaacctgggtatgtccggcgtctcgcgcccgctcatgccaacctcgcctctggagcccaccagcgccctcgagcctcctcctctctttagccatcccttggcatctgtcgtgcgcccaccatggggcagctcgaggagctggccaggagcatgcttcagacggggcccttctcctactccgacgagtccgtcgcactggcggacgacgtcatcggcgcgctcgcctcctccttcgccgcgctgcgcatctccgatgcgttcgcggccgacgagtaccccagcgaggtgctcagctattCCGACTCTCCCCTCTTCCTCGGCGGTGGCATTTCTGCCGGGGCAATGGACATCCGTGTGGAGGTtttcgtcaccggcgatggcgcctcctcctcgtcgagcaagtCGAGGAAGGCTGCAGAAGCCAGGGCCGCAGCGGAACGGATTGAGCCGTCCGATCTATTGCGCGTCGCGATGCAAAGCCTCCACATCCCCATCGTCACCGACATTGACACCACCAACATCGCTGAAGCCCGAActcagctcgaggaaaggcgccagcagatgctggacctgtccgagacgctcgccgccaccaAGCGTCGCCTGGACGCCGCTCAGCTGGAGCACTACGCCGCCCACGGATTCGCGCCCGCCGCGGCCAAGCCAAGCTGGGTTGCCGATGTGCGTACCCGGGGAGGAACGATCGGCCGGGCCCTCGGCACCGTCCgtaccgtctacgagaccccagtgaagaacatgcgcgcAGCCCGGACAGCCGCAGTCGGCCTGGACCGGCTCACAAGTGAGGACCTGCAGGAGCGCATCGGGTGGATGCGTGAGCTCCTCAACACGGCCAACACCCAGtaggaccgcctcaaccagctcgccaagccggcgggatccggctctacccgccttggcggacccggcgaacttctgcacacggcttcctcgccgcccggcgaggcgcactccggccaagcccggacTCGGCGTGACCCGGTCGCCGCAGCCGCCGACGTATGGAGCGACGAGCCCGCTGCGGAGACCCAGCGTGGACCCGGCCCGCATGGCCGACGTCCGGCTCCGACTGACCTGGCCCCCtggggcctggccgccagtcgactcggcccgcgcgccatcaaCCACGCTGACGCTCGCCCCCGCCTCGATCAgatcgctcgctccctggaggtggaggagagcagcgctatcgggccggcgtgcttcggcccatgcatccgggacgagccctttcccaaaggattcatgctcccccgcgacaccccaagtacaacgggacgatgaagccagaagactggctcaccgactacacaacGGCCAttagcatcaccggtgccaatcgccgTCTCgtcgtgcgctacgcaccgctcatg is a window of Triticum dicoccoides isolate Atlit2015 ecotype Zavitan chromosome 2B, WEW_v2.0, whole genome shotgun sequence DNA encoding:
- the LOC119364418 gene encoding uncharacterized protein LOC119364418: MARTPRHRDLSSRRLRSSPPDAPSHYQKATKAAKENKLKLTSEKKDWKHATCPICLERPHDAVLLLCSSHTKGCRPYMCGTNYHQSNCLEQFKNAYVKEKPANEVSIAVAAASKKPKDVELACPICRGEVKGWTVVEPARRFLNRKKRTCIHEDCSSMGSYKKLCKHVKARHPSSKPREVDPARLAEWKELESAKERQDAISIVTGLNPGSMIIGDYLIDPNSGSSDSFMDNSDWSDDSDSYTFPDGGDIMFSGAPDFRSLRRVVRRAYRTSGIRPRQNVQRRPLTISRSSGRRGWPQVGSALSARMPRGRQARSTNDS